The stretch of DNA AACGAAGCTCCAGGTGCGCGACCCCATGACAACGCCCCGGTAACGCTTCGTCCGATCCGTCAAGGTCAGCTGGACATGTTCGTCCAGATCGGCCTGGCTGATAAACCCCTGGATGCGCGCCAACGGATGGTCCACTGATGCAACGGCCGAGATCGGAACATCGCCCATGAATTGCATCTGGATGCCTGGCATGCCGTCGAGCGCGGGCGAATAGATGGCAAGCCGCGCATTGCCATCGAGCAGCGACTGCTCGGGCGCGCCCAAACCTTCCGCAAAGAGAGTGACCGAGACGAGCGGATAGCGGATGCGAAACTCGTTGAGGGATTCGATCAGCACCTCATTCGGAAAGACCTGTTCGATCGCCAGACTGATCTCCGGTTCCGCGACGGTGGCAATGCTGGTCGCCCGCGCACGCAAGGCATCAGCACTGCTGATGATGCGCTTGGCGTCAGCCAGGATGGCACGCCCCGCATCGGTCAGCTGTGGCAGTTTGTGCGAGCGGTCGAACAGCTGCAGCTGGAGTGCGTCCTCCAGCGACTGGATGGACTGGCTCACTGCAGATTGCACCCGGTTGAGCTTGCGTGCCGCCGCCGAGAAGCTGCCGAGCTCGGCCACGACAAGCAGGATTTGGAGCTGGTCGAGTGTCATGCGATTGAGCATCCTGGGCCTCCGTGAACACCGGTCAGCCCTGTGATACGGTCATATGGGAAAAAATCCAGTAGGAAGCTCGGCCCTTCCATCAGTTTGCGTGATGCCTTGCTCGGCTCAGAACCCGTAAAGCCGCGCGGGATTGTCCACGAGAATGGCTGTCCTCGCGGCCTCGTCCGGCACCCAGGCGAGAAGCAGGTCGAGAAGATCGGCATCATCCGGCATGGTTTCTGCGGTCTCGGTGGGGTGTGGCCAATCCGAGGCCCAGAGAAGCCGGTCATGTCCGACCTCGAGCAGCGCTTTGCCCAAGGGCGCGACGTCTCGATAATCAGGGCCGCCGGCTTTGGAGATGTGATAGACGCCGGAGATTTTGACGTAGACATTCTCCTGCCGGGCCAAGCGCAGCAGTGACTGAAACGCCTCATGCTCGGGCGGGATCACTCGTGAATAGCGCCCCATATGGTCAAGGACCACGGTGATCGGGAGCTGCGCTATCAGCGCCTCATATCGCGGGAGCTCAAGACCATCGAGCTGAACCTGGACATGCCATCCCGTATCCTTCAGCCGTTCCGCCATAACCGGCAGCTCCGACCACTCCATCATTCCGCCGCGCATCTGGTGGAAACGGAGCCCCCTGGCGCCGCGGTGCCAGAGGTCTTCGAGCTCTTTGTCGGAGATCGAAACCGGCACCGTGACGACTGCCCTTGCGTCATCGCCGATCTGTTCGACAGCATCGAGGATACAGCTGTTATCGAAGCCATAG from Rhodoligotrophos sp. CJ14 encodes:
- a CDS encoding LysR family transcriptional regulator, which produces MTLDQLQILLVVAELGSFSAAARKLNRVQSAVSQSIQSLEDALQLQLFDRSHKLPQLTDAGRAILADAKRIISSADALRARATSIATVAEPEISLAIEQVFPNEVLIESLNEFRIRYPLVSVTLFAEGLGAPEQSLLDGNARLAIYSPALDGMPGIQMQFMGDVPISAVASVDHPLARIQGFISQADLDEHVQLTLTDRTKRYRGVVMGSRTWSFVDQINRLDFVLRGFGWCTMPTHLAWPHIEAGRVAELRLAIHQGRPLMFPLYAAYKVDQPPGLAARWLLQDLQERFTKWLGTDPRSHAPSIQIRVTKNAPASH
- a CDS encoding amidohydrolase family protein, producing MPERTFRTPVLEAPPGACDTHMHFYNDAYPPSPKAWLFPPNFTIEDYRKVQQRLGLQRMVVVQPVTYGFDNSCILDAVEQIGDDARAVVTVPVSISDKELEDLWHRGARGLRFHQMRGGMMEWSELPVMAERLKDTGWHVQVQLDGLELPRYEALIAQLPITVVLDHMGRYSRVIPPEHEAFQSLLRLARQENVYVKISGVYHISKAGGPDYRDVAPLGKALLEVGHDRLLWASDWPHPTETAETMPDDADLLDLLLAWVPDEAARTAILVDNPARLYGF